Within the Nocardioides humi genome, the region TCGCCTCGCGCTATCCCCACGAGTTCTCCGGTGGACAGCGTCAGCGCATCGGCATCGCGCGAGCCCTCGCGGTCGAGCCTCAATTCATCGTCGCCGACGAGCCGATCTCGGCGCTGGACGTGTCGGTTCAGGCGCAGGTGGTCAACCTGCTGGAGGACCTTCAGCGACGGTTCAACCTCGCCTATCTCTTCGTCGCCCACGATCTCTCCGTGGTGCGCCATCTGAGCGACCGCGTCGCCGTCATGTACCTGGGACGGATCGTGGAGATGGCTGACCGCGACGACTTCTACCGCGATCCGACACATCCCTACAGTCAGGCGCTCCTTTCGGCAGTTCCGATGCCCGACCCCGTAGCGGAAGCGACTCGGGAACAGATCATCCTCGGAGGAGAGATCGCCAGCCCGGCCGATCCGCCGTCGGGCTGCACCTTCCGTACCCGCTGTTGGAAGGCTCAGGAAGTCTGTGTCGAGACTCAACCGCTGCTGGTCGAGGTGAAGCCACGGCACTGGAGCGCCTGCCACTTTCCTGAGTGAGCGGATCCGCGGGTCGGCGTCGTCCTTGAACCAGCGACGCTGCGGTCACACGAGGCACCCCAAGCGCCCAGCGAGAAGATCTCGATCTCACTGTTCCTTTTCGTACAGCGCGAGACCCATGTTTTATTTCCATATCATTTCGCACCAGTAAATCATCGTCGGCTCATTTCAAAGCACTTCGGTCATATTTACGCCGGTCTTGGATCAGTGTTAGCAATGGTGGTTCCAATGATCACAGGGCCTGGTGCTCAGGTTATTGTCGGCCAACCTTCGTGACTCGTACCCTTCTCGAAAATTCAGCCTCGGGCTCGGAGACTCGATGAAAGCGAGATCACCTGATGCGACGTCTGGCCCTTGTAATCGCGATAGCGGTGGCGCTCGTGGCCACCTCTTGCGCGACGAGTGACACCGATACGGAGAGCAACGACGACACGGTCACCGTGGCCCTGGCTTCGTTCAGCCGCGAGAAGCTCTACCCACCCGCGTTCGATCCTGGTGGCCTGGTCTACTTCGGGCCGATGTTCGACTTCCTGATCGGCGCGAACCCCGATGGCTCGCTGTCGACGGACACGGGCGCATTGGAGTCGTGGGAGCCCAACGAGAACGCGACCGAGTGGACGCTCGCCCTGCGCGAGGGTATGAAGTGGCATGACGG harbors:
- a CDS encoding ABC transporter ATP-binding protein, encoding MTATREEENQVSAPEVVAPALVELEDLKVHFPITSGGLLRRQIGAVKAVDGVSFKIDRGETLGLVGESGSGKSTTGRAVLQLYRPTAGRVLFEGEDLARLKGKELRRMRRRSQMIFQDPSASLNPRMTVAEILGEPLHVHGLASGQAKVDRIHELLETVGLSRLVASRYPHEFSGGQRQRIGIARALAVEPQFIVADEPISALDVSVQAQVVNLLEDLQRRFNLAYLFVAHDLSVVRHLSDRVAVMYLGRIVEMADRDDFYRDPTHPYSQALLSAVPMPDPVAEATREQIILGGEIASPADPPSGCTFRTRCWKAQEVCVETQPLLVEVKPRHWSACHFPE